A genomic region of Eriocheir sinensis breed Jianghai 21 chromosome 42, ASM2467909v1, whole genome shotgun sequence contains the following coding sequences:
- the LOC127010027 gene encoding uncharacterized protein LOC127010027 yields the protein MGASHTSLLCLLSLLVACYLLAPTPTLAANIWRPHDLFQPQNPWNPSNSWKPQNTFKSFFEAPVRFGRFFRDIFYENTPTRVFANTYHTPDSCSWLFSFICSNLADTSGSSGSRQLDISVDAHNQK from the exons atgggagcAAGCCACACTAGCCTCCTCTGCCTGCTGTCCCTGCTGGTGGCCTGCTATCTGTTGGCACCCACGCCCACCCTTGCCG cTAACATATGGAGGCCCCACGATCTTTTTCAACCCCAAAACCCATGGAACCCCAGCAACTCATGGAAACCACAAAACACATTCAAGTCTTTCTTCGAGGCGCCCGTCAGGTTCGGCCGCTTCTTCCGCGACATCTTCTACGAGAACACGCCCACCAGGGTCTTCGCCAACACCTACCACACCCCAGACTCCTGTTCCTGGCTCTTCAGTTTCATCTGCTCCAACCTCGCGGACACGTCAGGCTCAAGCGGCTCCCGACAACTTGATATTTCAGTCGATGCACATAACCAGAAGtaa
- the LOC127010244 gene encoding ionotropic receptor 93a-like has protein sequence MRVVMLVVMLVVMGCVNSSPLSAFVVKGLFPVNSKDSEEASLTRFLTAALQEMGTCDLSLAVGERAAQRWPGLIYSLLLMVPLPRQVLTISAWQDFAGISRTSSTCQGNVIILQDPETLLTFVSNSPTDWDYDGRFVVVGLNKTHLEALTRSRCGRKTKHIVGLVQSERRPGVWEVFVNQLYSHLGTAQVTTWTGTRFTLPRPLFPEKLENFNGANLKVVVVEYNPAIFYLRDGRGSIVDRYGLDIEVIEAMARLFNFTPRYIESPPGELWGELLPNGSFSGMVGMIGREEGDVAVGNVYLSSFLGRLNYLSYSASYATDWSCFQARVEPPLPYYLALALPYRLTTWLSLLGCTLMLVPVLHLLATPEERQKQNWTSISDSLLHILGLHFRIPQTRVPAGTTPRVLVAFLWLYVIIITTGYSSNLTAFLTVQRSPAGVETIKELYESKMTVLGLGQYFKFNMMQSANPYVQGLAGTYKLLFNVEEMDSLIERGEGVGIQGKKYQLYIIKKRYSPRGTPTVRILKECFMSHSIALALQVHSPLKPLFDRGVSRVVESGLVNRWFAVSISRASQEDEGDEDDEDEEGKREGFLALSLAHIQGVFFILFFGSLAALLLFCLELVFGRK, from the exons atgagggtggtgatgttggtggtgatgttggtggtgatggggtgtgtAAATTCATCACCTTTGTCGGCATTTGTGGTGAAGGGACTTTTCCCAGTGAATtctaag GATAGCGAGGAGGCATCCCTGACGAGATTCCTGACGGCGGCGCTGCAGGAGATGGGCACCTGTGACCTCTCCTTGGCTGTGGGGGAGAGGGCGGCGCAGCGCTGGCCTGGCCTCATCTACTCCCTACTCCTGATGGTTCCTCTTCCACGgcag GTCCTAACAATCAGCGCCTGGCAGGACTTCGCGGGGATCTCCAGGACTTCCTCCACCTGCCAGGGCAACGTGATCATCCTGCAGGACCCCGAGACGCTCCTCACCTTCGTCTCCAATTCACCTACGGATTGGGACTACGACggcag GTTCGTGGTGGTGGGGTTGAACAAGACACACCTGGAAGCACTAACGAGAAGCAGGTGTGGCAGGAAGACCAAGCACATCGTGGGGCTGGTCcag TCCGAGCGTCGTCCAGGTGTATGGGAGGTGTTCGTCAATCAGCTGTACTCTCACCTGGGCACAGCACAGGTTACCACATGGACAGGTACACGCTTCACCCTCCCTCGCCCGCTGTTCCCGGAGAAGCTTGAGAATTTTAATGGAGCGAATCTGAAG gtggtggtggtggagtacaACCCGGCCATCTTCTACCTGCGGGACGGTCGGGGCAGCATCGTGGACAGGTACGGGCTGGACATAGAGGTGATCGAGGCCATGGCGAGGCTCTTCAACTTCACGCCCAGGTACATCGAGTCGCCGCCAG GTGAGCTTTGGGGTGAGTTACTACCAAACGGATCATTCAGTGGCATGGTGGGGATGATCggacgagaggaaggggatgTGGCCGTGGGGAACgtctacctctcctcctttttgGGCCGCCTCAACTACCTGTCCTACTCTGCCTCTTATGCGACCGac TGGAGTTGTTTCCAAGCCCGCGTGGAGCCTCCCTTACCCTACTACCTGGCGCTTGCTCTACCTTACCGGCTCACCACCTGGCTTAGTCTCCTCGGTTGTACCCTGATGCTGGTACCTGTGCTGCACCTGTTGGCCACGCCGGAGGAAAG ACAGAAGCAAAACTGGACCAGCATCTCTGACAGCCTCCTACATATACTCGGTCTTCACTTTCGGATCCCGCAAACACGAGTACCGGCCGGGACAACTCCGAGGGTGCTAGTGGCTTTCCTGTGGCTGTACGTGATCATTATAACAACGGGATACAGCTCCAACTTGACGGCCTTCCTAACGGTTCAGCGCAGCCCGGCCGGTGTGGAGACGATCAAGGAACTGTACGAATCGAAAATGACTGTTCTGGGTCTGGGGCAGTACTTCAAGTTTAATATGATGCAGTCTGCTAACCCGTATGTACAG GGCCTGGCGGGGACTTACAAGCTGCTGTTCAACGTCGAGGAGATGGACTCGTTGATAGAGCGCGGGGAGGGCGTGGGGATACAGGGGAAGAAGTACCAACTGTATATCATCAAAAAGAGATACTCCCCACGCGGCACACCCACCGTCAGGATACTCAAG GAGTGCTTCATGTCGCATAGCATAGCCTTGGCCCTTCAGGTTCACTCCCCCTTGAAGCCGCTGTTTGACAGAGGTGTGAGTCGCGTCGTGGAGAGCGGCCTTGTGAACAGGTGGTTTGCGGTCTCAATTAGCAGGGCAtcgcag gaggacgagggggatgaggatgacgaggacgaggaaggcaAGAGGGAAGGATTTCTGGCCCTCTCTCTGGCTCACATTCAGGGCGTcttcttcatcctattcttcgGCTCCCTTgcggccctcctcctcttctgcctcgaGCTAGTCtttggaaggaagtga